A genomic segment from Candidatus Cloacimonadota bacterium encodes:
- a CDS encoding DUF6150 family protein, with the protein MKKLTLLLALALGAALAFAGSAHVLESGTPDLKVWVCAYKSQADLCVWVAEYRSQAKDKDGIWYFEKYKSNAHFTLKIVKYRSQADLLVYYVPYRSQAGWRRSHPWTGRLR; encoded by the coding sequence ATGAAGAAGCTGACCTTGCTGCTGGCGCTGGCGCTGGGGGCGGCCCTGGCCTTCGCGGGCTCGGCGCACGTGCTGGAAAGCGGCACGCCGGACCTGAAGGTGTGGGTCTGCGCCTACAAAAGCCAGGCCGACCTCTGCGTCTGGGTGGCCGAGTACCGTTCCCAGGCGAAGGACAAGGACGGGATCTGGTATTTTGAGAAATACAAGAGCAACGCGCATTTCACGCTGAAGATAGTGAAGTACCGCTCTCAGGCGGATCTGCTGGTCTATTACGTGCCCTACCGCTCCCAGGCCGGCTGGCGCAGATCCCATCCCTGGACGGGGCGGCTGCGTTAG